The Candidatus Paceibacter sp. genome contains a region encoding:
- a CDS encoding methyltransferase domain-containing protein, translating to MVRDFNKNIGWEIPGGYILDNENIEDAVHRVVLKETGLEIDETEPVAIVKNLFTCGGKSLLHIGIAFVALSRGKVSDCSKNIKNLFTKETSIKTAYQNDKIIIMANKRIAEKNAKVPSEEIDSVKKISFPLYIAHNYIIKPIGSMASNKIDRVIFNMITERPDSVLDVSCGDSSLLNKLRKTYNPKICMGNDISWKIIKMAKKENLGIIFTNHNILNLPYKKIFDLVIFKNTLHHLDWKNQTKAIDNLKKISKQLIIVDIDDPKNYSFLSKIWNFYYKHVLGDCGKYFLSFEKFKKIIDFKTTNEKRRLGVANTVKGRYFFISIEKQKPN from the coding sequence TTGGTTAGGGATTTTAATAAGAACATAGGATGGGAAATTCCTGGCGGTTATATATTGGATAACGAAAATATTGAGGATGCTGTCCATAGGGTTGTTTTAAAAGAAACTGGCCTTGAAATTGACGAAACAGAGCCGGTTGCAATAGTTAAAAATCTGTTCACTTGTGGGGGAAAATCGTTGTTGCATATTGGAATTGCTTTTGTGGCTTTAAGTAGAGGCAAGGTTTCAGATTGTTCTAAAAATATAAAGAATTTATTCACAAAAGAAACTTCAATTAAAACAGCCTATCAGAACGATAAGATTATTATTATGGCAAATAAAAGAATTGCCGAAAAAAATGCCAAAGTCCCAAGCGAAGAAATTGATAGTGTTAAAAAAATATCTTTTCCATTATACATTGCGCACAATTACATAATAAAACCAATCGGCAGTATGGCCTCAAATAAAATAGATCGTGTAATATTTAACATGATAACCGAACGACCTGATAGCGTGTTGGATGTTTCTTGTGGCGATAGTTCTCTCTTAAATAAGTTACGTAAGACATACAACCCAAAAATATGTATGGGGAACGATATTTCTTGGAAAATAATTAAAATGGCAAAAAAAGAAAACTTGGGAATTATTTTTACAAATCACAATATTTTAAATTTGCCATACAAAAAAATATTTGATCTGGTAATATTTAAAAACACGTTGCATCACTTAGATTGGAAAAATCAAACAAAGGCGATTGATAATTTGAAAAAGATTTCAAAACAATTAATTATTGTGGATATAGATGACCCTAAAAATTACAGCTTTTTGTCAAAAATCTGGAATTTTTATTACAAACACGTTTTGGGCGATTGTGGAAAATATTTTTTAAGTTTTGAAAAATTTAAAAAAATAATAGACTTTAAAACGACAAACGAGAAACGTAGATTAGGAGTGGCAAATACGGTAAAGGGCAGATATTTCTTTATTTCTATTGAAAAACAAAAACCAAATTAA